Genomic segment of Bacteroides stercoris ATCC 43183:
ACTCGGACCGAATAGTAGAAATCTGTTATCTCAAAGTATATCCCAACGGAAACGAGGAAACCAAAACCATGCGCATCAATCCCGAAATGCACATACCGGAAGAGGCTTCCGCCGTTCACGGCATTTACGACGAAGATGTGGCAGAATGCCCCACGTTCAAGGAAGTGGCACGCAATATAGCCAATGATATTGAAGGGTGCGACCTTGCCGGGTTCAATTCCAACCGCTTTGATATTCCGGTACTGGCAGAAGAATTTCTGCGTGCAGACGTGGATATAGATATGAGTCGCCGCAAGTTTGTGGATGTACAGGTTATCTTCCACAAAATGGAGCAGCGCACACTGTCTGCCGCTTATAAGTTCTATTGCGGCAAGAACCTGGAAGACGCCCATACGGCGGAAGCCGATACGCGTGCCACTTACGAGGTGCTGATGTCGCAACTGGACCGTTATCCCGAATTGCAGAACGATGTGGCTTTCCTCTCGGATTATTCCAGCTTCAACAAGAATGTTGACTTTGCAGGACGCATGGTTTACGATGATAAAGGTGTGGAAGTGTTTAATTTCGGTAAATACAAAGGCATGCCGGTGGCAGATGTGCTGAAACGCGATCCGGGCTATTACAGCTGGATACTGAACAGTGATTTTACACTGAACACCAAGGCTATGCTGACTAAAATCCGCCTGCGCGAGATTACCCAGAAGTAAATTTGTAATTAGTAGTTTGATTTCATGGCAAACCCACTGAAAGGAAAGAAAATAGTACTCGGCATTACAGGCAGTATTGCCGCTTATAAAGCCTGTTATATCATTCGCGGACTTATAAAACGGGGTGCGGAAGTGCAGGTTGTCATAACGCCTGCGG
This window contains:
- a CDS encoding 3'-5' exonuclease codes for the protein MKLNLKNPIVFFDLETTGTNINSDRIVEICYLKVYPNGNEETKTMRINPEMHIPEEASAVHGIYDEDVAECPTFKEVARNIANDIEGCDLAGFNSNRFDIPVLAEEFLRADVDIDMSRRKFVDVQVIFHKMEQRTLSAAYKFYCGKNLEDAHTAEADTRATYEVLMSQLDRYPELQNDVAFLSDYSSFNKNVDFAGRMVYDDKGVEVFNFGKYKGMPVADVLKRDPGYYSWILNSDFTLNTKAMLTKIRLREITQK